A region of Brevinema andersonii DNA encodes the following proteins:
- a CDS encoding spore maturation protein yields MFMTIMTKISAYAIPTMIVLIPSYAFFVKKIKVYEVFCDGAKDGFETAVRIIPFLVGMLVAIGILRKSGAIDLMVQFFAPLLAPLGAPAEILPLAVLKPLSGGGSAGVLTDLFATYGPDSYIGRMASIMQGSTETTLYVLAVYFGAVGVQKSRHAVATGLVADLAGMIAAVIITNIMFGAK; encoded by the coding sequence ATGTTTATGACAATTATGACAAAAATTTCTGCATATGCGATTCCGACAATGATAGTATTGATTCCATCCTATGCTTTTTTTGTGAAAAAAATAAAAGTTTATGAAGTATTCTGCGATGGCGCAAAAGACGGTTTCGAAACTGCAGTAAGAATAATTCCTTTTTTAGTTGGAATGTTGGTTGCTATTGGGATTTTGCGTAAATCTGGAGCTATTGATCTGATGGTTCAATTTTTCGCACCGTTGTTGGCACCGTTGGGTGCGCCAGCTGAAATTCTCCCACTCGCTGTCCTTAAACCCCTGTCAGGTGGAGGTTCTGCGGGAGTATTAACTGACTTATTTGCCACATATGGTCCCGACAGCTACATTGGACGTATGGCTTCCATTATGCAGGGATCCACAGAAACAACTCTTTATGTTCTAGCAGTATACTTCGGAGCAGTGGGTGTACAAAAATCCAGACACGCTGTTGCTACAGGCTTAGTTGCCGATTTAGCAGGGATGATTGCTGCTGTCATTATTACTAATATTATGTTTGGTGCCAAATAA
- a CDS encoding S66 peptidase family protein, protein MPAKLRKGGKIAIVGLASAGDKNLLDQAVTNIKNYGYDVEIDPTCFLNWHGFAGSDQERAKALNRLFADNSINAIMAMRGGFGSIRILDQIDYSVIKKNSKIFIGFSDITSLHMAFFSQAQLQTIHGPMAISNFAQKDDITAQSLFSLMGGQTKTLLSELNILKNGTAKGVLIGGNLTVLMSGLGTKYDVDFKGKILFLEDIGEASYRIDRMLTQLLLMGRLQGLKGIILGNFKNCNSSGNELSLQEIFEEKFSRFNIPVVYNAAVGHCTPNLSLPFGTEVLLDTQSKTLTLIGNAVR, encoded by the coding sequence ATGCCGGCCAAGCTCCGCAAAGGTGGAAAAATTGCTATTGTTGGATTAGCCAGTGCAGGTGATAAAAATCTTTTGGATCAAGCAGTTACAAATATTAAAAATTATGGCTACGATGTTGAGATAGATCCAACTTGTTTCCTCAATTGGCATGGTTTTGCAGGATCCGATCAAGAAAGAGCAAAAGCTCTTAATAGATTATTTGCTGATAATTCTATTAATGCTATTATGGCCATGAGAGGTGGATTTGGAAGCATTCGTATTCTAGACCAGATTGACTATTCTGTTATCAAAAAAAATTCCAAAATTTTCATCGGTTTTAGTGATATTACATCGCTGCATATGGCATTTTTTTCTCAAGCGCAACTTCAAACAATTCATGGTCCTATGGCTATTAGTAATTTTGCTCAAAAAGACGACATAACAGCACAATCATTATTTTCTTTAATGGGAGGCCAAACTAAAACTTTATTGTCTGAACTTAATATTCTTAAGAATGGTACAGCAAAAGGCGTCTTGATTGGAGGCAATTTAACTGTTTTGATGTCCGGACTAGGTACAAAATATGATGTTGATTTTAAGGGAAAAATTTTATTCCTTGAAGATATCGGGGAAGCAAGTTATCGTATTGACCGAATGTTAACTCAGCTCCTTTTAATGGGCCGACTTCAAGGATTGAAAGGAATTATTCTTGGAAACTTCAAAAACTGCAATTCATCAGGAAATGAATTATCGCTTCAGGAAATTTTCGAGGAAAAATTTTCTCGTTTCAATATTCCTGTTGTTTACAATGCTGCAGTTGGGCACTGTACTCCAAATTTAAGCCTACCATTCGGTACAGAAGTTTTGTTGGATACTCAATCTAAAACACTCACTTTAATAGGAAACGCAGTTCGATGA